The DNA sequence atatttcccTATGCACGATCCTCTTCGAAAACTCCTTTTCTTCTCTCAAAAACTCACCTTTCTTTTATACCTATTCTCACCCTCCCTGGCTCCTCTCTCTTTTATAAATACTGCATCCAAAGTCCAAACTGGTGGTGGGGGAAAATATGAGAAGTTATAGGTGATTAAAGGATAACTATGTGAGAAATGTAGAAGATCAATTTCATATGTATAATGagtagttatttttcttttagtcaATTATTAAGGATAAGATAgacaaaatcaaatgaaattatCACCAGTAGTATAGATCTCTGATTTGAGCGTAAAATATAGATAATTCcttatatttgattaaattcaaatatattatcCTTATCTTTTGTTAAgcaaattttgttatataaaaaaaaatttgatatcataatttaattcaaaactttAAAGCTAAAGTTTATGAATCTTATATTTACTAGTATTTAACATTCTAATAGTAAGATTTCACCTCATAttcattttaagaatttttttaatttaaaaacagtACGTAATTCCCAATAAGATGGTTTATCAActcttttaaacaattttttctttaaaaaaaaaattcaaaccgcTATAGCAagttaaatatacttttatacCTGgtctattttataaattagcattttagatttttttttatattgaatttggGTATTCTCCAAGCTACTTAAAATCGTGAGATACATGACATCtcttaacaatttttatttttcatttaatatgttAGTTCATATATTAtacaagtaaatatttatttttatataattaaaatttgtatccTACCCATATATTATAAATCTAAGTCTTCATCTTTAAATGagaatatttttagaaattattcttaaataattatttttatattattgaatgAAAGCATTTTTATAAGAGTTGTTCTCATTCTCATTTGTTATTGGGTTACATGTCTTATCATAATCTTATATacatgaatatttaatttaattaagaataaaaaataacatttaattattaGTATACTTTTAATTACTAGTATATATCGATCTCTGATTTGagtttaaaattgataattccttatatttgattaaattcaaATGCATTAACATCATCTTTCTTAAgcacttttaaatttaaaatagtaaGTCTCGATAAGAGTTTTATCATTTCCTTTCCAACCATCTtctattaaatttgtttttgacGGATAGATTTTAGCATATGATATGTGATCAAATTgggatattattaatattatttataatgtaaAAACTAATCTCACACAGTGTCTCTGATTGTTACTAGttcaaagaaatatttttatacataataaaattgacATAAGTTTTCTAATTAAATAGATTATTCTCTACATATGAAACATAGGAACCGAAAGTAGTCTTGTATCATTCCGTCAACTCTATTATAAAGtaattgtttgttatttttagaTAGTGTTGTAATAAAAATATGGGATATGTATTTGTGGGGGGAAAAAAGGTTATTAGTTGTTACTGCATTTTGTGTTGTGTATTTGTTTctaattcttttattaattgaaaaatttatttgattgtttagtaaattagttttttttagtaacttttaatatttgttgaaaGTTACTTGAAGTTTTGTTTCTTAAAGTGTTTGTTTTTAccttctaattttatatatatattctctttttatccttaaatatttattatatttttttaatcttttttatttaatgtaaaattttattatttttatcctttatataattttacattgtcCAATTactttaacaaataattttataaaaaaatacttatgatTCAATAAGAAGTCTTCTAATTTTTTCAGCTTCCCGTTATCATTTTAGctcatttttgttaaatatatacTTAGACCCTCGTAAAAGCTAAAAACAcatgtattttcatatttttctaaaaaaaaatctataaaaactaaaataaaagatatcatATTTTCACggataaaaatataactaagcACCACAATTTTAGAGCCAAACTATCTGTAACAGCAGGAAATAAACGTGATTGAGACACCTCATTTATTAATTGCTAAACACTTCTTTAATTCGACATGTTAAGCTTACAGTAGAATATTGATGACAAGAAACACTTATATAACGTATATATTAACTTCCCGGATACAAGGCACTCATTATAATTTCAGtgacacaaaacatatatatagtaattaatttaagCAACATATATAAAGGATaagataaacaaaacaaaacacaccCATATATCTTCCATATAATTAAGAGGAGATGAACTTAATTTTAAGAGTTCATTTATTATTCTTAGGTGGATGGTGCACTGGTCGACGATAATCAGCAGTGAAAGCCAACGGATCCTCATTGACCTCATCAGACAAACAGCTTCTTGCATTATTCCTTTTGGCTTCTACATTGGGAGCAGAGATAACCTTCCCAGATTTGCTCATAAGTCGCTTCTCACTTGGTCT is a window from the Glycine max cultivar Williams 82 chromosome 2, Glycine_max_v4.0, whole genome shotgun sequence genome containing:
- the LOC100818175 gene encoding protein GOLVEN 5 gives rise to the protein MVLIKKSACVVLVFLCAACLSTARLNPKGASVNDIPDIKASIATSVTKSTMAAIDEDNLNRPSEKRLMSKSGKVISAPNVEAKRNNARSCLSDEVNEDPLAFTADYRRPVHHPPKNNK